The following nucleotide sequence is from Zea mays cultivar B73 chromosome 1, Zm-B73-REFERENCE-NAM-5.0, whole genome shotgun sequence.
GGGTTATCTCACCTGATCTGATCTACACGCGAACTGTCCGGGTTACCCCGCGGACCGTCCAAACTCTCAGGGTGCAACATATGGTGCTCAATAATGCCCTAAATTatataaaatatatttattttataaGTTTAGGGCGCTTTTTAAGGCACATTGTTGGAGATCAACGTATCATGTGTAAACCAAGTTTTCTTGCAAAATCCGTGCAAACCAACTAGCAAAAGTCACAAAAAATTCTCAAAAAAAATTATAGTTGTACTTCATTGTCTACTCTACCACTGTATAGAATTTCAAGTTTTCAAATTTATTACAATTTTCTCTTTTTTATCTCTTAATATATGTTGATTTTGAACTTGAAATTTTATACTGCGATATAATATGCAATGAAGTACATCTATATTTTTTTTGTGAATTTTTTTTGTAACTTTTGTTAGTTGGTTTGTATGGAATTTGCACGAAAAATTGGTTTGCACCTAGTACATTGCCTGACCGGAGATGCTCCAACAAAAGAAAAAGACATCTACTAGCCAAGACTACAAACATACTCTGGCTTATTGATTGCCATATAATTATTTGCTGGCTAATAAGTAATATAAGTGTTATTACGAGGAAGGTCCGACATCTCACTTACTGTATATTAAGTTATTAAAGGTCTGCTTCTACATTAAAAAAGATTTGACAACATGGACCTCCTTCCAGATGTATGGGACTCGAGCACGAGGCCGTGAACAAAATCGTGCGGCGTTTCAATACTCCTGCCAGCCTTGACAGTCTACATGCTCTTACAATAACCTACGTACAGTACAGCCATGAGCCATCCCCCAAAAGGGTTAGGAAACACGCCCCGAAGTTGCCATTGGTTAGGTCACTCAGAATTGCACACACTTGGAAATTGCAGAACGCCTCGTTGGTCTTTTGGCTTGGGACGGCACTGGCTTGGCGCCGGCGCCCACATGCCGTCCGCATCCACACCGCTAATCCGGTCCACGCCCGGGCCTCTCCGATGATTGCCAACCGCCGATGACGCGCAATGGTGGCGTGTCAGCCGCAGTCGCACCGCGCCCGCGCGCGACGGCAATGATTAACCCGCGCAGCGATAACCATCACACGCCCCTAATGACCCGGATTATTATTACTACTATCCACTCGCTGTCTCGACCCCACCCACCGTTCCCATCCACGCGCCGCTGCCACGTCGTTGCCTTGCCCACCAACTCACCGGCGCATCTCGCCGGGACGGATGCCGTATATATCCGCGCGCCGAGCTTGAGGGACGCCCCTACCACCGCCCGGCCGACCCCCCTTCCtttccctcccctcccctcccctcaaaCCGCCCCTCGTTGTAAAAGGAAGGAGACGACCGAGGCTGGGGAAAGGGGAGAAGATTTTTCAGATTCTGCGGCAGCGACCTACCCAGCTCCGCGCGAGAGAGACCGAGCGGCAGCAGctctcttcccttcccttccctcCGACATGACGCCGCATCTGCccgccgtctcctcctcctcgacCACCACCACATCCCGCGCCGCCGCGGCCGCCCACCACCTGCtcgacgccgccgccgcgcccccgTCCTCGCCGCACCAGTACcggaggcggaggcggcgccGGGTGCTGGGGTGCCTCCGCCCGCGCGCCGCGTCCGTCCGCTGCTGCGCcgcggcggcgcgggcggcggAGGCCACCACGCGTGTCTTCGTCGTCTCCGACCTGCACACGGACTACCCggagaacatggagtgggtgcgcCGCCTGCCCGCCCAGGTCGGGGCGGGCGAGGGGCGAGGCGTCGACGCGCTCGTCGTCGCGGGCGACGTGGCCGAGACCAGGGATAACTTCGCGCGCACCATGGAGGTCCTCAGGGAGCGCTTCGCCGCCGTCTTCTACGTTCCAGGGAACCACGACCTCTGGCTGCGCCGCGAGGGCGGCCTCTATGTGAGTGTCCATTTCCTTGCCTCCCCTACGTTCCTCGATGCATTTCTTTCTTGTGCTGCAAGTAAGGTGTTTGACGAAATGCCTTGGCATAGCTATTACGGCATATGCTGTGCTGTTTAGGAGGCCTAATTTTAGACACAGTGCAGAGTTCACCAATGAAGTTTTCATTCTTGCTCACTGGTTTCTAGCAGCCCCATCTATCTGCACTGCATTCCAGTTGTAAATGTTGTTTTGTGCTTGTCATATTGTAATTCTATTTGTTTCTTAACATAAGGGTTACCATGGCACTCAGATTAATTGTCGCTGGCTGAGTTCTTTTTAGTAACTTTCCAAATTATTAGCTGGTTAGGTTCCACACATGCTGCAAAATGTTGGCTCTAACTGAGAAATGAAATGTGGATTTGTATTGTTAGATAAAGCATAGCTTAAGTAacagtagatcacattcttctttGAGTAAATCATTCAGTTTTTCCTTTTTTGACGAAATCAATACAGCATTAATCTTATTCTTATTTGCTAATATATATCCTTGGTGAGGCTCTCAGTTACTCAAATTATTCCTTCCAGATGGATTCGCTGGAGAAACTGACTGCATTGCTTGATGCATGTAGTGAGCTGGGTGTGGATACAGGCCCAAGAACGATAGGTGACTTGGGAATCATACCATTGTTCTCATGGTACCACAAGGTTGTGTAATTTTCTTGCTTCATTAACATTCAATATTTTGTCTGAATTATAATGCACTACTTTCCTAGTATTTTCCCACTTATCTTGCTTAATTGTCATCCAGAGTTTTGACAAGGAGAAGGATGTTAACAGTGTGCGTGTCCCTTCGCTAGAAATGGTAGGCTGATCTTTCCCTCAATACTTACTCATTTGCAAAACACCATTTGTTACCAAATACTGTTAATCAGTGGAGTTTAAgatttcttgaattatattttccaTATCCTCAAGGGGTTTGCACGGTTTATTTTGTAAAATTAGATAACTCAATATCAATTATTTAAAACCATGAGCACCAAACTAACAAACTAGTTATTTAAAGTTCCAAAACTATAACGTTCAATGAGAAATGTAGCATGCATGCGAGTCATATGCACAAATATTTACTGGCGTGGTCACGTGGACAAGACAAAGCAATCATGCACTTGTTCTTATTTTCTTTTGTGGAAAATTGTACGGCTTCTCTTGATATCTATGAACTGATAGGTTTACGGTTTTGTATAATCAGGCTTGTAAAGACTTTCATGCTTGCCAATGGCCTTCAGACCTGACAAATGATGATGAGGCTCTTGCTCTTTactttgacaagttgaatgacaaGAATCATGATGCTATTGAAGAAGTGAAAAGTAGCAGCAAACATATATTAACGTTTTCACACTTTGTACCAAGGTGCATTTTGCTGTTCCTACCTTGACCTTCCATTTTTTCTGAGCTTATGTTTGATATTTGTTTGACCTTCAGTTCTGGGTATGCCTGACTGAATTACTTGTTGAATTGCAATTAGTGATAGCTGCCAAATAATTACCTTTTTTTGCCGCTTCCATTCCTCCTAGCATCTCAGTTTGTCTGTTCCATCTCTTTCTTGCTTAGTCAGCATCCTAAAGCATATATGTTTGTTATTATTGGTAAGGGTGTTTCATTTCTTGTTGCATTTTATGATGAAAACACCTCAAAGCGAAACCATCTTTTACTGATCAAGGTGCCAACTTGGAAGCAACATTTGTATGAGTATATACACTAGCGACTTAATATTTGACCCTTTTTCACCCCAAATGAAGACATTTTGTGTGGTTATACAATGAAGTTATGGGAGAGAGTCATTGAACACCGCCTGCGAAAGATGACGAGCGTGACCCAAAATCAGTTTGGTTTCATGCCCGGGAGATCAACTATGGAGGCCACTTTCTTActaagacaacttatggagagattcagagaacaaaagaaagacctgcatatggtctttatagacttggagaaggcttatgacaaagtacctaggagtgtaatgtggtgggccttggaaaaacacaaagtagcaacaaagtacattaatcttattaaagatatgtacactaatgttgtgacaagtgtccgaacaagtgatggggacatcgatgactttccaattaacataggactacatcaagggtcggctttgagcccttatcttttcgctttggtgatagatgaggtcacaagggacatacaaggagatataccgtggtgtatgctttttgccgatgatgtggtacttattgaggagagtaggagtggtgtttcgcaaaagttggaattgtggaggcagacgctggaagcaaaagtttttaggcttagtaggtctaaaacggaatatatgaagtgtgatttcagtgccatggggtatgaagatggcgatgttagtcttgatgggcaagtggtacccaaaAAAGACACTTTTCattacttaggatcaatgcttcaaaaggatggagacatcgatgaggatgtcagtcatagaattaaagctggatggttgaagtggcggcaagcggcgggtgtcttatgcgacccctgggtgccacacaaactaaaagacaaattctacaggacaacaatccggccggctatg
It contains:
- the LOC103643417 gene encoding uncharacterized protein; translated protein: MTRNGGVSAAVAPRPRATAMINPRSDNHHTPLMTRIIITTIHSLSRPHPPFPSTRRCHVVALPTNSPAHLAGTDAVYIRAPSLRDAPTTARPTPLPFPPLPSPQTAPRCKRKETTEAGERGEDFSDSAAATYPAPRERDRAAAALFPSLPSDMTPHLPAVSSSSTTTTSRAAAAAHHLLDAAAAPPSSPHQYRRRRRRRVLGCLRPRAASVRCCAAAARAAEATTRVFVVSDLHTDYPENMEWVRRLPAQVGAGEGRGVDALVVAGDVAETRDNFARTMEVLRERFAAVFYVPGNHDLWLRREGGLYMDSLEKLTALLDACSELGVDTGPRTIGDLGIIPLFSWYHKSFDKEKDVNSVRVPSLEMACKDFHACQWPSDLTNDDEALALYFDKLNDKNHDAIEEVKSSSKHILTFSHFVPRQELCPEKRMLYYPYLPKVIGSDFLERRLRDIHSNREDRAACHVFGHTHFCWDSVVDEIRYVQAPLAYPRERKRRMNGEGWLPFCVYRDGFNPEIYPALWSDYYNKNKREPENTQLAPWVASHYAKYHKFH